The genomic region GAGCGGAACTCGCCGTTCTTCTCCGTCCTGTTCTACTAAGGCATATTCACCCAAACTATTCACCAAATCTAATGCTTGTCGATCTGAGGCGCTGGCGGTGACATCGCGTAATAACTCGCCAGATTCAATCATACTGACCATCAAAGCCGGAGCAACAAAATCGCCTTTGGCAGTATAAAGACTAATCCATAGCGCATCGAGCAGGTCGGCATCTAGGCGCTTTTCTTTTACCGTTGTCTCGAACACTCGCGTCAAAAACGGTAAAGCTGCGGCAACCACTGCTCCGCCTACCAAGATTGCCGGAATTGGCATTGCTAGTTGATTGGCAAGCAAAGATAGAGACAACCCTAACATCGGCAAACCCAGGCGTTCTACCCAATCAATTTCGGGTCTTTGGTCGAGTTGTTCAGGTGCTGTCGCCACAGGTAGTTCGATAACGTAAGCCTGTTGAATGGCAGTGCCAATTTTCTCTTTTAATTGTGTGGGAGCAATGGCACAAACATCATATTCCAGCACGAGCGAACCAACCAGACAGTTAATTCGGACGTAAATTGCAAACTCGAAAGCATCAAATAACCATTTCAGTTTACTAGCATATTCTGAGTCATCGATTAACTGAGGAACGCGGATGCGCCAGCGACCCTCAATTGTGTGGATGACTTCATATTCTAGCGATCGCTCTTCTATGGATTCAGGCTGGATTGCTTGCAGCATATTATTTTCGCCTTATTAAACATCCACAACTTTTTTATTTGATTATTAAGGGGATTTTTACAAAAATGCAGGAATTAAGCAAGGACCACAAGAAGGATAAACTCTTCTTGACAGTTACGATTGATTTCTGCATAAAGTCAAAGTTCATTGGACGGGCTATGTGCCGTTTTTCAGCTTTTGAGCTGAGATGAACTATCCATGTGCTTTCTACTATTAGCACAAATCCAGGTGACAAAATGTTCGTATATTCCTAACTCTATGATTAGGAAACCGGATAATCAGTCAGTGTACAGACATTACATGTAACGTCTGTACAAAATTATCAGTTCTCAGTTGTCAGCAATCGCCACAACCAGAAAATCAAAACTATAAGAAACTATGACTTTACTGGCTGAATATTCTGATAAGAAATGCTTGAAAATTACAATTCTTATTTAGAAAGTCACGCAGAAAAAGCAGGCAGTCGCTCGCCACAAGTCTTTCTCAGATTAGGTTGGAAGGCAAGTACAGCCGATTAGAATTTAAGATAAATCATCCCAATTTTCACCTAATGTTACATTCCTCTTGGTAGATGTTCGCTTCGATTCGTTCAATTTATACTGAAAACTGTTCTGCAATTCAATAGTTTTAGAAAGTTGAAGTTGTTGAAAAGTTGAAACTAAGAGCAGGCGGGAAAAATATGTTAAAAACACTTAAGAACGTTGCTTTACTAGTCGCAGGAACAATTAGCTTGGTGGTTGGGATTGTAGGAGTTATTCTTCCTATATTACCAGGAACTCCTTTTTTGATTTTAGCTTTCTTCTGCTTCGCGACTCTGTTTGAGTCAATTCTTGAGTCAATGTTTATTGCAGCTTGGTTTTGAGAGTTGCAATTAAGCATGACAGTAATATTGAAAAGTTGCTAAATCGCTATTTTTAGTAGCTCAGGCAACCGAACTCTCAACTCGATCGGCGCGCCATGCAGAAAGGAAAAGTGCTTCCATTTAGGTGCGTGTCGATACTTGAGGCGGGTTGGTAAAGCAACCAAAATCTTTAAACCCTGCCCGCCATACATTTTTGTAATTTTAGGAGATTTTATAGCTCAAAGTCTCCTGAGAATTTTTATCCTATCCAAATAAAACCTTATTTAATTTTAAAACATAAATGAAAATTAATTAAAAAAATGTATCAAATATTATGAGATTCTGCTAGTAGTAATACTAGTATTTTAATATCAAAGCGGATTATATTTATTTATACTATCGTTCTTTTAAGATTTCTAAATTTGCGCTCTTTTTTTTCTAGTAAATATTGTATTCTACAATAAAGCAATACCACTAAATGTATATGCCGAAGTAACGAGAAAACGTATCTGTATTTGCTAATTGTCAACCTTGTTACTTCACCCTGTCGTGGCTGACATTTCGCGTAACCATTATTTCTGGTAGTTAATAGTTATTAGTCTGCTACATAGCGTGCGATGTGAAGCAAACAGAGGCTAATTTATACAGTCAAATTAGCTGTCGGCTACATCTATAGTAGTTACGCGATACCTAACCGTTCAGTAATTTTTTGGAGGATAAATAAAGATGCTCGAACTAGAGACTTTGTTACTAGGTCTTGAGCCAATTACAGCATTAACTATTGGTGCTGGCGCATTAATTTTAGTTCCTGCGATCGGCGCGATCAATTCAATGACGGGTAACTCTCTTTCGGACTCGGCAAGAGGTGCTGCTAAAAATGGTTTAGTTTTTGCCCTCGACTCATTCGACAAGGGACAACGTTTGATTGCCGAAGCTGGCGAATCTTTCCAAGATTTAGTTGCTGAAGCTAAATCAGAAAGAACTAAACCGACTAATGGCGCTCCAGAAGCTCCCCGTGAGGTATCAATCGTATCTCAATAAGCTCTGAGCTTTTATTTGGTGTGTGAGGAGTCATGTCATAGTGGATGAGGAGTGATATCGTAACACGCTACAAACTGGGAAGGTAAAAACCCTTCCCCTCTCGCTCTCAGAAAAACCCTCTCAACACTCGCTTTTAGGTTTACCTGGGCGAGTTTTTTGTCTATTTATCATTCGTCATTTGTCATTTGGCATGAGTGGTGTGTGACTGGATTCTGAATCAATACGGTTCATTTAAGGCTACGCTGTGCTGAGGATAAAGAAAATAGGAGGATTGGTTCGGGAGGGGTGGCTCGATGTCTTGGCTTTTTGAGCGAAACTTGGATACAGGTTTTTTACAACTCTGGGATTGGTACGAGAAACTCGTTCAGGTAACAGAGTGTCTAAAATCTCTACAGTTAACTCAGATCTTGCAGCATTCTCGATAAGCAAGAATGGGTAAAGGTTTGAGGATAATTTCAAAATCGAATTGTGCAGCAATGTCAGCATTGACTCGGATGAACCGCAGCAATTGTAACCACAGAACCGAGGGAAACAGTACAGTTAATGCCAAATCACTGGCAGCTTTCCAATCCAGGACAGGAGGTAGTGACCATTGGTCAATCCAATGCGCCAATAGATAGGCAATTAGCGCTCTTGATGAGCCAGCGATAGACACCAAGTTTCGTAGTTTGCCCAAAGCGATGCAGCCCAAAACGATGTTTGCTCGTTTTGAAAAAGCCCTCAATGCAAGAGCGCTTACGTCCTAGCCGCACCAGATAAATGCCAGAGTAAGGATGGGTAGAAACGACAAAGCGCAGTTCTCGCTTGCCTTCGGCTCGTTTGAGCCAGAACCAGGACACCGTCAGTGGCTGTGTGTCTCCCGCTAAATACACCTGTTGTCCACGGTTGGCATGGCGATACAGTTGCTTTAGATGACGACCGTCCTGCATTTTGCGATTGCAGCGCATCCCCACGACTGCTCGCCACGACTGCTTTCGCACTGCTTTGAGAAACTCTACGGTGCCAAACTCCGTATCTGCCTGTACAATGACCACCCTGCCCTGACTCAACTGGGTTGGAACCGTTGCCAACAACTTGCAGGCTAATTGTACTGGGCGCTTGATAGCCTTTGCCCCGCCAGACCCGAAAGCTCCAAGGCACTCGCCACTCACCCACCACCAGGTACAATACTACTAAATGTAATCCCCGCTTACCGTTAAGTATTCTCACCCAGGGGTCAGGTGCCTTGGGGTCATTCGTCGGCGTACTCAACTGCAAAAACTTTGCCGCACTTTTCGAATGTCGTTAGATCGATCAACACTCGCAAAGGAGTGCTTGGATGAGGGGATGAGCGGTCACTTGCTGCAACACCATTTGACGAGTCGTGCGAATCACGCTACGAGTAGACCAATTGTAGTGATTCAAAAATCGACTCAATGAAGAAGCGGATTTCACCTGGGTGTGCTGGGGTAAAGGATATCCTTGAGCTTCAAGAAACAGCCCGAACAGGGCGTTTAGACTGGCTTTCTGGTATGTGTTAGGCATTAAGCAAAGAAGGCTATAGACTAGCCCTTGGGCGTATTCGACGATGGTTTCCATAATCGTCAACTCAAATTATTCCTACGCCCTTTCTTCCAGATTTTGGCTCTTTTGGCAACCCTTTATTGAGAATGGTGCAAGATCTCAGTTAACCAACTTAAAAAGGGGAGTTCTTGTGATTGCAAGCGTTGAAATTTCGGGATAGCACGACGAATAACTCGCAATGTCCCAGTGAAACTCAGACGCAAAGGAGTGATACCCGCGCTCTTTGCAGCTTGAAACATCAATAACCGCACAGCCCAGTGTCCTAACAACCACCCGTAAACTTCCTGCACAACTTCACGCGGTTTTGAGAGCGAATATGAGTTTTTCGTCCTGATAAATGTACTTTGAGTTCATCAATAGTATTTTCTACTTCCCAGCGTTGATGATATTCAATCGCCAGTAGTTGAGCCGGAAATTTCTCCAATTCCAATAAGCTGGTAATTAAGCGATATCTTAGTTGTTCCTCTGGGTTGTCGGTATTACCAATTGTGTATTCAATCACTCGGACTTGTATGGGCTGGCAAGCTTTTGAGCGGAATTTAGCAGGTGGATAAATCCAACTCAGATAAGAACCATCCGCCAGTGGTTCTTCGCACAAAAACTTGACATTTGCGGGAATTCTTCCTAAATAATCGCTACCAGTTGTGACAGTTGCTTGCACCATTGCATAAGAATGTAACCCTCTGTCCCACATCAACAACCCCTGAACTCACGGAGCGTAATAATCTTAATGCCCGCACTCGTTCTCCTATTCGATATGGACACATCAATGCATCAAAGATTAAATGTGTTCCTGCTTCTACCAAAATGACTAATCGCAGTTTGGGAAATGCGGCTTGTGTGCCAGGACGGCTGCTCGGACGACCAAAAACTCTCGCATTTTCATCGCTGTCTGGCAGATCGAAGCAAGTCCGATCAATTACCACAATTCGCAATCCATTGAGAAATGCTCCTTTGGTATCGGTGCTAGCCATTGGTCGCACCAGTTGATGGAACAATTGACTCATCACCCTTGGACTTAATCGTTGTCGGGCTTGCGTTATTGCTGATTTACAAAAACTCGCCAGTATTTCCCCACTTTCACCCATGCTTCGCTCAGCCCATCAATTAAGTTTTTCAGCACATCTCATCGAATCTCGTGACCACAGACTCATCGCAATTACCAAACAAATTACCAATTGTGCTGGTAACGAGCGTTTACGTTGTTCACAAACTTTAGTTTTAGCGATCGCTTGCTCGATCTCCGTGGATGGGATGGCTGCCTCTATCGCTTTGAACACATCACTACTTTGTATCGTAGGAGACAACAATGAGAAATCCTTCAGATGCACTACACTCACTTTCCATTCTTGGGAACAATGCTTAATTTACAACACTTTGAGCCTTAACTGAACCGTAGTGGATTCTGAATATGTATAGTCACCAGCCACCAGCCACTCTCTATTCACCCCAGACGACAGAAAGATTTCGAGTTGGGATCGTAAGTCCATGCAATTCCTTCTGGATCTTTGGTACTGCTCCATTTGCTAAATTCGGGTTTGGCGCGGTGACGCGCGATCGCGCCAGCTGATAATCCCAACCGCTTTGCTAGAGCGCTTTGCTTGATGCAAGCTGCACCATCGCTGCTAAGGTGCGTGCCACGATCGAAAGTAGGTGCTGTTGACGCATTCAGAGCTAAATTACTAGCTGCTGGCAGTCTTTTTTTCGTGGAAGAAGTTTTTGGTGGTAAGAGGGGGCGCATACTGTTGAAGAATTCAGCTAAAAAGGCAGTAAAGTTGTTGGTAACGACATTGACGATTGGGTTGAGACCAAAGAAAATCCCGCCAGTGACTACGGCAAGGTTGGGAACAATGACGATCGCAGCATTTTGATAAACGATTTCCATCGCTCTTTTGGCTAGGGCGATCGCTTCTACTATCCCAGCTAAATCGTTATCTAACAGCACGATATCTGCGGTTTCTGCTTCAATATCGCTACCAGATGCAAAAGAGATTGAGACATCGGCAAAAGATAGCGCCGCCGCTTCGTTAATTCCATCCCCGACAAAAGCCACAGTCTTACCGTGGTGGCACAGTGCTTGTACTAACTCGGCTTTGTTCTGGCTAGTCGCATGGGCGTGAACGCAATTAGGAGTCATACCTAGTTGCGTTGCAACAGCGTTAGCAACTTTGGGATTGTCTTCTGTCACCACATAAATCTCAATTCGCAATTGTTGCAAAGTTGCAATTATGTCTGCACTTTCTGGGCGTAAAAAATCAGTGTAGAAGATTGCTCCTATAACTTGCCCGTTTTTAGCCACGTAAATGTAGGAGTCAGTACTAGCATCAATTTCAGGCTGAAGGCAGCTAACATCGACATGGTGTTGTTGCAATAGGCGATCGCCTCCAACTAAGATTTCTTGCCCGTCGATCTGACAAGCGATTCCCATGCCGGCAAGGTAATCCCATGTTTCGCATTCCAATAACTGAATTCCCTGAGTTTTAGCAGCATAGACGATCGCGGTTGCTACGGGATGATTGAGAGACGTTTCAGCTGTTGCGGCAAGTGTTAATACTTCCCCAGGGGAGATGCTTGGATTTGTGGTATGGACGGCTACAACTGCATTGCCTTGCGTCAGAGTACCAGTGCGATCGAAAACTATAGTGTCAACTTGAGCCAGCAACTCTAAAACGCGACCGCTACGAATATACACGCCATGACGTGCCGCAGCTGTTAGAGCGCCCAGAAAAGCTGTAGGCATGGCAATTTGAATACCGCTACCAAAGTCGAGTTGGAACGGGGTAATTGCTGGACCATACGTCCCAGTCAAGGCAAAAATAGATGCACCTAAAAAGATAGTCGGTACGACAGCACTTTTGGCAAATTCTGCCTGCTGCGTACCGATCTGGGTGTCGTATACGGGTTCTGTTTGCAACAATTGAAAAGCTAATCCGACGCGAGTATTGTAACCAGTGCGTTTGGCTTGGATGCAGAGTTTACCTTCTAACAATCGGGCAGAAGCACAAACATCTTCGCCTGCTGTGGCAACTACTGGCTGCGGATCGCCAGTTAAGTGCCGTTCGTCGATTAATGCCGTTCCCTGCAAGATCTGTCCGTCTACGGGAATCACATCACCAGGATAGACGATGACGCGATCGCCTACGACTACCTCTTGAAAAGCAATTTGCCTTTCTTGCCCATCTCGTTCGACCCAAACAAGCTGTTGGGAGCCATTCAACAACTGTTGGAATTGTCGTTCTTTTTCCTCTCCACTCATACCGCGCAGAGTCCGCCGCACGCCTACCAAAGCTGTCTTCAGTGATGGAGCGACAAACTGCCCGTTGAGGGTGTGAAAGGTCATCCACAGGGAGTCTAGCAGATCGACATTGGGCTGGCGATTGACAACTAAACTCTCAGTTGCCCGACTGAACCAAGGTACGGCAGCACCCGCGATCGCCGCGCCAATAATTAGAGGCGGAATTTCCAGTGGAGCAGCTACCAAGGCAAGTCCGAGGGCAACTACTGGCAGTCCTAGTTGTTCCCATTCATTGACCTGCGGTCGGTCTAGTGGTTTTGTCTCTGGCAGAACTAGATCGGTGCTACCATCTGCATTACCGAATCGTTGAATGCGATCGAGCAGTTCTGCTTCGGCGATCGTTTCAGAAACTAAATGAGTTTCGTAAGCCACGATCAGCGATCGCGCCGCCGGATTGATCCGAATGCTGGTGACAAAATTCAGCGACTCTAATAGCCAATTCAGCTTGTCGGCATACTCTGAATTGTCGGCAATCGAAGGGACGCGAATCCGCAAGCGCCCCTCCGTGCTGTGAATAACTTGGCAATCCATCTTTAACGAGGGGATGAGGTCTGTAGAGACGTTGCACGCAACGTCTCTACAGACATTAAACTACGTTGGTTGTGGCACAACACGACTAGCAAGTCGAGCAATGACATGACTGTTCCACCACTCCATTGCTTTTGCTTGCGGGTTGTCGCTGTCGTGCCAGCCACAATGCTCGACGTGGATCGACTCGGGTTCGGCAGCGTGCGCTCTTTCGAGTTTTTCTGCCGTTACTGCGATCGCCGGTATGTAGCCAATGTGGGTGAATGAGTAAATATAATACTCGCCATTTTGATTTTTGTAGGCGGCGTGGTACTCATTCAGCGTATGGTGAGAGTCATGCTTGGCATCGGCATCTGCTAGGTTGCGTCCGTCCCATGCCTCGGCAATTAACTCATCGTAAGCAAGAACGCGATCGTATGCAGCGTATACGTTAGAGTCGAACTTGGGCTTTTCTTCCAATTGAATTTGTTCAAACATTAGCGCACTCCTGCTGCAACTAGCTGTTCTTGCTGGACGTTGGAATTGTCGAATTCAACCGTGTAGAAGTATCTCGAACCTGGTTCGTAGAGCCATGCAACTCCATCTGGGTCTTTAGTCATGCTCCATTCAACAAAATCAGCTCTCGATCTGCGATAGGTGAGGGTTTGGGGAGACATTCCTAACCGTCTTGCCAAGTCACTCTGCTTTAAATGACCTACAGGTGATGGCATTTTCGCCTTTTCTAGCTCGATCGCCGTTTTTACTGCTGGATGCTTACCGTTACCATTGCCATTTGTATAGTGCCCGTTACCATTGCCATTTGTATAGTGTCCGTTGCCATTACCGTTGGTATGATGATGTCCGTTACCATTGGTTTCAAGCGCGATCGCTACACTAACTTCCTCAGCAAGCTGTGGTTTCGACTCGACAACTGGAGTTACACTGACTGCTGGAACGGGTTTTTCTGACGGTGGGGCGTTAGCGAAGTTTGGCGAAGTTATCGCTTCTTGAGGTACTGCCTTGGCTCCGGTAAGTGCCGGAATTTCCATTCCAGGTCCCATCAACGGACGCAAGCCATTCAGTTCGGCAAGGATAGCCGTACCGTTGTTGATCACAACAGCGAGTAGTGGATCGAGGGCGAAGAAGATACCTGAGACCAATGCGCCGAGGTTAGGAACGGCAACGATCGCTGTATTTTGCCAAATGATATCCATCGCCTGTCTTGCTGCCTTAATTGCCATCAGTAAGCCGCGCAAATCGTCTTCCATTAACACGACATCAGCGGTTTCTCTAGCAATATCTGTTGCACCAGCAAATGAGATTGAAACATCGGCGTAAGCAAGGGCGGCTGAGTCGTTAATCCCGTCACCGCAGAAAGCAACTGTCTTGCCACTGTCATGCAGGGACTTCACAACTTCGACTTTGCGCTCTGGGAATGCTTCAGCATAGATGTTGTCAGGATTCATGCCTAAGTTACCAGCAACGGCTTTCGCTACCCGCGATACGTCACCGCTAAGCATGTAAGCAGTAATACCCATGCGCTTCAGTTCGGCGATGACTTCCCGACTTTCTTCGCGAGCTGGATCGCTGTAGCGGACTACGCCGATCAGTTTGCCGTCGCCTGCAATGTAAACCAGAGATTGTCCGCCGGATTTAGCATCGGGATACCTGCGATCGTATTCATCCAGAGAAACGTTCTCTTGGTTCATGAAGCGCGGACTGCCGACAATTATCTGCATTCCGTCGATTTTGGCTGCTGCACCCAGACCAACTTTGTATTCCCACTCTTCGCATTCTTTCAGCGCTATGCCTTTGTCTTTGGCATTGTGGACGATCGCCTCAGCGATTGGGTGCGTTAGTCCTTGTTCGGCGGTTGCAGCCAAGCACAAAACATCATCTTTAGTAAAGCGATCGTCCATGATGTCGATGTCGTTGACACCAGCATGACCGACAGTTAGGGTTCCCGTTTTATCGAAGACGACTGTATCGATGCGGGCAAGAATTTCAATGGCTCGACCGCTGCGGATCAAGACACCGTTACGAGCTGTGTAAGTCAGAACCGATAAGATTGTGGTCGGTACTGATACGCGAATGCCCGTACCAAAGTCTAGAGTTAACAGAGCAACGGCACGATTCAGATCGCCACTCATTAGACCGACACCAGCACCAATTGCCAGAGTGGGAAGAACGGCTTGGTTGGCTACCATTGCCGCATAGTTTTCAACTCTGGTATCGTGTACTGGTGCGGCTTGCATTAAGTTGACAATCACGCCTGCGCGGGTGTTGTTACCGACGCGCTCGGCATCAATTGTTAATGTCCCGTCAACTAATAGGGTGGAAGCAAATACTTCTTCACCTTCGCGTCTGGTAACGGGGACTGATTCACCTGTTAATTTGCATTGGTCGATAATGCCAGTGCCGCTGATGATACTCCCATCAACCGGAATTTGGTCGCCAGGATAGACGATAATGCGATCGCCTACTACCACTTCAGCTGTGGGAATTTCTACTACTTGTCCGTCACGAATGACGAATGCCGTCTTACTCAAACAGTCGAGTAGGTCGAGGTTAGCTCTTTCGCTACCGCGAGCTGTCAAGTCTCGGATCGCCTCACCGCCTTCGACTAAACCGAGCATGAACGATGGTGCAAAGTAGTGACCTTGCAAAGTATGCAAGCTCAGTGCTAAACCATCAAGGAAGTCGATTGTCAATTGTCTGTCTTGTTGGATTGCTTCCCAGGCTCGTTTAAAGACGGGGATAGCACCGACAAATACTACGCCAGCAATAACAAACCCTGGAATTGGTAAGCCTATCATCGCGCCTACAGAGAGTGCTAAACCAGCCGCAGGAAAGGCTAACCGTTCTACGAAGTCTACTTCGTTACTAGCTTTTTCCTCCTCTGTTTTTGGTGCCCATCCTATGGGAACTTCTACTTGCGGCGCTGTTTGAATTGCACTGAATAGCCTTTCTTGAACGATCGCGATCGCTTTGGCACTAGCTTCGTAGTCATACTCTACAATCAACGAGCGAGAGGCTGGGTTGAGCTGAATATTACTGACAAAATCTAGCCCGTCAACTAAGTAATGAAGCTTGCCAACGTATTCTGGATCGTCTGCCAGTCTGGGGATGCGAATCCGAAAACGTCCCTCAGTCGAGTGAACAACATGGTAATGGATGTTTTCGATCTGAATCGTTGGTTCAACCGCAGCAACCGTAGGAGTCAAATCATTAGTAACGCTTGTAGCAATCATGACAAACAGTTATCTCCAAAGTGGCTGACAAAACACAAAAATTTAGTTAGTCCAAACCCTGGCTAATACCTTGCATTTATCCTGCAATACTGAGTTTGCTGAGGCTTGCTAATGAATGGGTCGGTAAAATCGCAATTCACTACGACTGCCCGCATACCAAACCACACAATTGTGAGGCATTACTTGCTAGATATAAGCTGTATGGGTAATTTTTAGACCTTGTAGATGTCAAGCTGAAACCTCTACTAACTGAGGTATTCGCAGTTGATAACAACTGGATGCTGCCCCGATCCGTCAGCTCACCAGGACGAATAGAAAATATGGGCGATCGACAAAAATCAGACATTGACCTCGCGTTATAGTTCAGCTTTACAGTGCTACAGCGAGTGCATTTAGAGTTCTTCTAAAGCTTACTATGAAATTTCCAGAATAAACAGAAAACTTTTGTAAACCACAATTAAATCGATTGATTCGACTCTGAAGCCTGCATTAATTATTGGTTCGATCCCGCGTTTGAAAAGCTTATAGCTTTAATTTGATTAGCTTTTAGGCGATCGCTTTGCTGAATTTTAGT from Chroococcidiopsis sp. SAG 2025 harbors:
- a CDS encoding DUF454 family protein, yielding MLKTLKNVALLVAGTISLVVGIVGVILPILPGTPFLILAFFCFATLFESILESMFIAAWF
- a CDS encoding DUF5132 domain-containing protein — protein: MLELETLLLGLEPITALTIGAGALILVPAIGAINSMTGNSLSDSARGAAKNGLVFALDSFDKGQRLIAEAGESFQDLVAEAKSERTKPTNGAPEAPREVSIVSQ
- a CDS encoding transposase; this encodes MATVPTQLSQGRVVIVQADTEFGTVEFLKAVRKQSWRAVVGMRCNRKMQDGRHLKQLYRHANRGQQVYLAGDTQPLTVSWFWLKRAEGKRELRFVVSTHPYSGIYLVRLGRKRSCIEGFFKTSKHRFGLHRFGQTTKLGVYRWLIKSANCLSIGALD
- a CDS encoding heavy metal translocating P-type ATPase, whose translation is MDCQVIHSTEGRLRIRVPSIADNSEYADKLNWLLESLNFVTSIRINPAARSLIVAYETHLVSETIAEAELLDRIQRFGNADGSTDLVLPETKPLDRPQVNEWEQLGLPVVALGLALVAAPLEIPPLIIGAAIAGAAVPWFSRATESLVVNRQPNVDLLDSLWMTFHTLNGQFVAPSLKTALVGVRRTLRGMSGEEKERQFQQLLNGSQQLVWVERDGQERQIAFQEVVVGDRVIVYPGDVIPVDGQILQGTALIDERHLTGDPQPVVATAGEDVCASARLLEGKLCIQAKRTGYNTRVGLAFQLLQTEPVYDTQIGTQQAEFAKSAVVPTIFLGASIFALTGTYGPAITPFQLDFGSGIQIAMPTAFLGALTAAARHGVYIRSGRVLELLAQVDTIVFDRTGTLTQGNAVVAVHTTNPSISPGEVLTLAATAETSLNHPVATAIVYAAKTQGIQLLECETWDYLAGMGIACQIDGQEILVGGDRLLQQHHVDVSCLQPEIDASTDSYIYVAKNGQVIGAIFYTDFLRPESADIIATLQQLRIEIYVVTEDNPKVANAVATQLGMTPNCVHAHATSQNKAELVQALCHHGKTVAFVGDGINEAAALSFADVSISFASGSDIEAETADIVLLDNDLAGIVEAIALAKRAMEIVYQNAAIVIVPNLAVVTGGIFFGLNPIVNVVTNNFTAFLAEFFNSMRPLLPPKTSSTKKRLPAASNLALNASTAPTFDRGTHLSSDGAACIKQSALAKRLGLSAGAIARHRAKPEFSKWSSTKDPEGIAWTYDPNSKSFCRLG
- a CDS encoding heavy metal translocating P-type ATPase, producing the protein MIATSVTNDLTPTVAAVEPTIQIENIHYHVVHSTEGRFRIRIPRLADDPEYVGKLHYLVDGLDFVSNIQLNPASRSLIVEYDYEASAKAIAIVQERLFSAIQTAPQVEVPIGWAPKTEEEKASNEVDFVERLAFPAAGLALSVGAMIGLPIPGFVIAGVVFVGAIPVFKRAWEAIQQDRQLTIDFLDGLALSLHTLQGHYFAPSFMLGLVEGGEAIRDLTARGSERANLDLLDCLSKTAFVIRDGQVVEIPTAEVVVGDRIIVYPGDQIPVDGSIISGTGIIDQCKLTGESVPVTRREGEEVFASTLLVDGTLTIDAERVGNNTRAGVIVNLMQAAPVHDTRVENYAAMVANQAVLPTLAIGAGVGLMSGDLNRAVALLTLDFGTGIRVSVPTTILSVLTYTARNGVLIRSGRAIEILARIDTVVFDKTGTLTVGHAGVNDIDIMDDRFTKDDVLCLAATAEQGLTHPIAEAIVHNAKDKGIALKECEEWEYKVGLGAAAKIDGMQIIVGSPRFMNQENVSLDEYDRRYPDAKSGGQSLVYIAGDGKLIGVVRYSDPAREESREVIAELKRMGITAYMLSGDVSRVAKAVAGNLGMNPDNIYAEAFPERKVEVVKSLHDSGKTVAFCGDGINDSAALAYADVSISFAGATDIARETADVVLMEDDLRGLLMAIKAARQAMDIIWQNTAIVAVPNLGALVSGIFFALDPLLAVVINNGTAILAELNGLRPLMGPGMEIPALTGAKAVPQEAITSPNFANAPPSEKPVPAVSVTPVVESKPQLAEEVSVAIALETNGNGHHHTNGNGNGHYTNGNGNGHYTNGNGNGKHPAVKTAIELEKAKMPSPVGHLKQSDLARRLGMSPQTLTYRRSRADFVEWSMTKDPDGVAWLYEPGSRYFYTVEFDNSNVQQEQLVAAGVR